The genome window TCGCGGGGCAGTTGCTGGATTCGGTGCGTGGCTCGGGCGGTTGGGTGAACGTCCCGGTCGAGGGCGCCCTGCCGTCGGCGAACCCGTGGGATTTTCAGGAGCGTCCCTGCGACGACGGGCAGACCGCACGGTTGCTTTCCAGCCACCCGCGGGGCGAGGCGCTGACCGGGGTGCTGCGTTCCCGGCCGTTCGCGGCGCCCGCGCGTCTGTCATTTTACCTCGCCGGGCATGACGGTCCGCCCGGTGAACCGGCGCGGGGACGGAACCGGGTGCGACTTGTGGCCGCGGGGAGCGGGGAGATTCTGGCCGAGGCCGCCCCGCCACGGAACGACACGGCGCGCCGGATCGAGTGGAACCTGACAGCGCACGCCGGGAAGCCGGTGGTCCTCGAAGTGGTGGATGGCGACAACGGAGGCGCGTTTGCCTGGCTGGCGTGGGGACGGTTGGAGCCAGCGACGGTGCCGTGGCCGGAGGTGGCGCCGGCTCAGGTGGTATCCCGGCAGGTGGCTGCCGCCGAGCTGGCCAACGTGGTCGAGGCCGGGGCGCTTGATGGTCCCATTGGGGCGCTCATGCGGGATCGCAATTCCGACCCTGCGGCGCGGGCGGCGGCGGCGCGGCGTTTCCTCTCCGGCCCGCTGGAACGGGCGGCACTCGATCTGATGGCCGACGGCACCCAGCCTTACGACTGGCGGGCAGGATTGGCTGATGCGGTTTTGAGCGGGGATGGGGCCGCACGGGAGGCGTTTGTACTTTCGGTTTGGAAGGATGCGCCGCGCCGATTTCAGTTGGCGATTGCGGGAGTGGCTGCGGTCGAGGCCTCCGCGACAGCCCGGTTGGTGGCCTGGATGGAGGATGGCCTGGCCCCCGCCGGTCTGCTCCAGGACAACCGCCTGCGGGACCGGTTGCGCCGGGTCGCCAGCGGCGACGTGCAACGGACCATGGACCGGTTGTTGTCGGAACTCCCGGACGAGGATGCCGAAGTGGATCGCCTTCTTGAGGCGCGGCGGGCGGAATTCCTGCGTGCCCGGACGGATCTGTCGCGGGGTCGGGATGTGTACGGCATGGCCTGTGCGGCGTGCCACCAGCTCGAGGGGCAGGGCGGCCTCGTCGGACCGCAATTGTCCGGGATTGGAACGCGCGGAGTGGAACGATTGATCGAGGACATCCTGGCGCCGAACCGGAACGTCGATCACGCCTTCTGGACGACGTCGCTGACCTTGCGGGACGGGGACGTGGTGACGGGATTGTTCCGACGGGAGGAGGGAGCGCTGCTGGTGCTGGCCAATTCGGCGGGCCTGGAGTTCACGATGCCGAAGGCGGAGGTCACGGAACGGCGGGAGTCCGGAGTGTCTTTGATGCCGTCGAATTATGCCGAGGCGTTGTCCGAGGAGGATTTCCATCATCTGCTGGCCTACCTGCTTGCGCAGCGCGGCCAACCCTAGCGCACAGCGACCGGTGGTTCGGAGGGCTTTATGCAGGACAGCCCGGAGATCCGGTTCCTGGACTTACTCAGCTGCCGTGGCCAGAACGCGCCGGGCTTCCTCCAATCGGCCTCGTTGCACCCACAGGCCGATGCCTCCTGTGGCCAGGCCGATGTGTGGAGCCCACCCGGCGGCATCATCCCCGCGGATTTCACTCGGGATGCCGCAGGCGGCGAGGACCTGCTGGGCGCGTTCGGCTTCGTGACGCAGGGCAAAACTGGCCGAGGGAACAAGCTCATCCGGGGTGGCGGGCGATTCCATGGGGTCAGCATAGTCCGGGCTATCGACAGCGAAAGCCATTAAGGCGTGAAACCGGGGACTCGGGGGCACAGGGTTGGCGGCACTTCGTTTGGTGTGCACGCTTTAGTGTGTTCGGGTGGTTTGGGAGGCTCACGCTGAAGCGTGTACCCAACCGGGCTTGAAACGCGGTGCATCCCGGAGTCGTGGGGAGAGGTGCGAACGTCGCGAAGCGTCGCTTCGGAGTGCCGAGTTCCATGAAGCCTCAACAGTGTGGAGCGTTGGGTTGAGGACTCGCGGAGCTCGTCCCTCCGATTCGCGGCCCCCGCACCCACAACTCCGGGATGCACGGATTGAAACCTTGAAACCAAGGGGCGACTTTGCGCTTGCAGCCCGGCCGCTGGACGGCGAGTTTAGGCGCCCGGTCGCTCCAAAGGCGCTGGCACCAAATGGGATGCAGGTGCCTAACGAGGGGTTCTGCGCGCTTAGCTCAGTGGTAGAGCACTTCCTTCACACGGAAGGGGTCTAAGGTTCGAATCCTTAAGCGCGCACCATCCTCAAGGTCTTCCTGGTCAGTCAGATCCACCTTACCATCAACGACTTGTAGCTGCAGTCGTTTCCTTGGGGTGTGGACGTTCTTTGCCACCCGGAAGGAGGCGGAAGTCGAGGCGGCGCGGTTGCGGGAGCAGGTCGAAACGGCAGGCGCGGTCTGGTTGTCGCTCCCAACCTCCACCCGCGATGAGTTGGTCCGCTTCCACCAGGCTTGTGGCGCTCGCGGCCTGGACTGCTGGGATCTCTTGCGGGCGTACGATGGCCGGGAGATCCAAACCAGTGGCCCGTCGCCGGCCCTCAAGGCAGTGATCGACGAGCAAGGTGATGTTGCGCCCCGACCCAGCGTCACCCGCACGTCCGATGGGCTCCAGTTCCGATGGCAGCCGGGTTCGGTGTTCCGTCTCGAATCGAGCTTGGGGGAGAGGTGCGAACTTCGCGCAGCGTCGCCTCGGAGGGGCGAGTTCCACGAGGCCGCAACGGTGTGGAGCGCCGGGTTGTGGACTCGCGGAGCTCGTCCCTCCGGTTCGCTGGCTCGGTACCGACAACTTGGGGATGCACCGTGCACGCAAGGGTAAGGCAGGCAGTTCTTGACAATGGTTTTAGGGCGGCGTACGCCATGCATCGTGCCAGCATGCGGTGGTTTCAACTTCCGGCTCTTTCTCAACGATGGGGTGGAGCCACAGACGGAAGGGTTGCCACTGTCGCAGGGGCACTCCGGTTGGATGATTGGCAAAAACACAGATTGAAATCGTGAAGACGTCAAGATTGACCTGCCTTTACTGGAGCGCGTGCCTGGGCATTGTGAGTTGGTGTTCCAGCGGATACAGCGACACCCGGCCCGTGATGACGCCCTGGACGGATGCAATGCAAATTCGTGTGCCATCCGTCGGCGCGGAGCGGCCTTGGGAGGATCTGGTATCTCAAAGTGCGTCCCTGGCGCTGGAAGGTTCCGGTCGTCCTGCCGTTCAAGTCCGGCGGATCTGGAATCCGAGAACCGGAGCAGTGTGGATAGGTCCTGATTACCATGCCTATTACGTCATCGGAGAGCGTATCGTCGGCTTCCGTACTCTCGGCCGGGCACTCGGTGTACGATTCAGCGGTGATGCTGTGTCGACAGGTTCCGACCTCGATACGATTGCCGACCGATTCGCGGCTTCCGTCAAGTCGCTGCTGCCCGACGATAGCCATGACGATGTCGGTGTGGATTTATCGTTGCTATTTGGAAGGGAAGTCTTGGTGGGACTCGATGCCCGTCCATTCTTCCCGGCGCTGGCATCGATAACATCGATCAAGGCGAATGAGACGGATGTCTCCGTGGCGCTGGAGCCGGTGACAAAAGTACCGTTGAGCGTCACCTTCGACAAGGAATGGCGTTTATGGAAGGTTTCGATCGACGGAGTGGAGGCAGTCGTTCTTGGCGTGGATGCGGGTAAACCAAGAGGGCGCAGAGCATCAACCTGGGGGCCACCTGCTGTCTTGGCGGTGAAGTCGGAAAAAGGTGCGATCAAGGGGAACGTGAGACACGCCAACAAGATTTTCGAGAGGTGCAAGGACGGTCGGGAACGGCAGTTCATGTTGGTCTCCACTGAAGGAGGACGGATTTGGTGCGGACCGTCAGGTACGGACATCGTGCTCCACGACGACCAATTGGTTGGGTTCATGGTGGACGACTCCGGGATTTTGCTCGCCTGCCACAGCAGCATGCGCGTTCCTCTGACACGGGACGTCGTCCACGTGTTTCGCGAGTGGATGACGCGGATCGAGAACGATGCGTTGACCGGCACTCTGGAACGCACCCGGGTGGTTGATATTTGGGATGTCGTAGGTCCGATGCCTGTCGGTATCGAGAAGAAGCCGGGAGATGTGGGCCCGATCAGCGTCAAGTGTCTGGAGGATGGGCAGCTTGGCCTGGAGATGGAAACAACGCATCCGTATGGACGGCTTTCCTTGCGGCTCACTTCCGATCTCGAATTTGTTGAAGGTGCATGGAAGGGCCCAAGCGCCGAATCCGTCCGGTGATGGGCCTGATCGAGGAGGCCTATGCGGGGGAGATCTTGAGGGCAAACGCTGTCTGGTATGAATGGGGCTTGGTTGAGCTCCAATACTCTCCTGGTAAGCGGCTTGCGTCGTCGGGTGTCCGGCAGGGTCCCGAAGATCCACCGGCCCGCAACGGTGTGGAGCGTTGGGTTGAGGACTGGCGGAGCTTGTCCCTCCGATTCACGGCCTCCCCACCCACAACTCCGGGAGGCACCGTAGGGATTCGGAGCTTCTTGCCGGTACCTGCGCTGATTGGCAGGCGTTTCGTAGAACTGGTGTGATCGAGTGCTGTCAGGCCCTGAGAAATTCCAGGAGGTCCCGGTTGAGCTGATCCTTGTGGGTATCCGTGATGCCGTGAGGAGCGCCGGAATACTCGATGAACCTGGCGTTGGAAATCAGTTTCGCGGCCGCGCGGCCGGTCGTCTCAATGGGGACGATCTGGTCGTCTGTGCCATGGATGATCAGCGTCGGCACGTCAAACTTCCTCAAGTCCCCGGTGAGATCCGTCTCCGAGAACGCCTTGATACAGTCGTAGGTGTTCTTGAAGCCCCCCATCATGCCCTGCATCCACCAACTGTCGATCATGCCTTGGGAGACCTTGGCCCCGTCGCGGTTGAATCCGAAGAACGGACCGCTGGGAACATCCTTGAAGAATTGGGAGCGATCCTTGAGATGGGCGCTGCGCAAGCCGTCGAAGACCTCCATGGGAACCCCGTCAGGGTTGGACTCCGTCCTGACCATGATCGGTGTCACGGCGCTCACGAGCACGGCTTTTGCCACGCGCTTGGTGCCGTGACGGCCGATGTAGCGGGCGACTTCGCCGCCTCCGGTTGAGAAGCCGACGTGCACCGCCTCCTGCAAGCCCAGTCGTTCCACCAGTTCGGCCAGGTCGTCAGCGTAGGTGTCCATGTCGTTGCCTTCCCAGGGCTGGCCCGACCTGCCGTGCCCGCGGCGATCATGGGCGATGCACCGATAGCCACTCGATGCGAGGAAGTACATCTGCGAATCCCAACTGTCGGAACTCAGGGGCCAGCCGTGACTGAATACGACCGGCTGACCTGAACCCCAGTCCTTGTAGTAGATTTCAGTGCCGTCCCTGGTGGTGAATGTGCTCATTGGAATGTATTGGTTTTGCAGGGTTTGTTGTCGTCAGGAAAGCCTCCGCGGGAGGTCCGCCTTGACCCATTCACGACACAACGCCGCGAGGAGAAGCTGAAGCGCGGCCATGATGAGCGCAAGCATCGGGAGGTTGGGTAACACGATGATGTCAACAGCGTCCATGGCGTGTGACGTTCAATCCTCGTTCCATGCTCCGGGTGCCTTCAGGGAGTTGACCCGGCCGGCGGGATCGGCCTGGCGCAGGGTGTCCAACCGGTCCTGGGTCTCCATGCGTGGTTGAACGGGGTTGGGGCTCAAGGGCGTCTGGGGCGGCTGAGGTGTGTCGGTGTTGGGTTCGAGAGGACGAGTCCCGCCCTTGGGGCTGGGGACGGGTACGAGGGGGATGGGAGGAGGGTCCTGGGATCAGGGAGCGTAGCCAAGAAGGCGGCGTTCCTTGATGAGTTCGGCGACCTGGGGGGGGAGGAGATCCTCCCAGCCGGGGTGGTTGGCGCGGAGGCGGGCGAGGACGTCGCGGGAGAAGACGGGGAGGCATTCGGGACGGAATTCGCGGAGGCTCTGGATGAAATGGTTTTCGAGGAGATAGGCGTAGAGATGGCGGAGGTGGGGTTCGACGCGGAGATTGCCGGCGGTGATGACGGAGCGGGTGGCGGGGTCCTGGAAGGGATAGACGTAGAGTTTGAGTTCGTTTTTGAAGAGGCGGCCGAAGGATTCGAGGATGCCGCCTTCGAGGTCCTGGTAGTATTTCTCGTCGAAGATTTCGCGGAGGCTGGGGAGGCCCATGACGATGCCGATGCGGCGTTTGGTGTAGCGGAAGAGATAGGAGGCGAGGCGATGAAATTCGCCGTAGTTGGAGATGAGGACGGTTTTGCCGAGGGTGCCGAGGAGATCGACGCGGTCGAGGAAGTCGCGGGGATGGATGGTGCCGTCGTCGATGAGGTTGTGGAGGGTCATCTCCATGAGGACGAGGAGGTCGGTGCCATCGACGCCGGGTTCCTGGACGAACTGGGCCTGGGCGCAGCGCAGCATGTCGAGGGTGGCGAGGGTGGGGGGGCGGAAGGAGCCGCGTTCGACGAGGATGTTCTTTTTGTAGAGGACTTCGGAGGCCTGCACGACGTCGCCGGCGGCGGTGAACATGGCGGCGTGGGTGAGGCCGAGCTGGACGAGCTTGAGGCTGACGAGGCGGTTGTCGAAGCCGGGGAAGGCCGGGCCGGCGAACTTGGCCATGTCCACTTCGACCCGCTGGTGGCCGAGATCGTCGGCGAGGGAGCGGAGGAAGGATTCGAGGTCGTGATGGAGGTTGAGGGCGGCGTAGATGAGGTTGACGCCGATGCTGCCGAGGGCTTCCTGCTGGGGAAGGTTTTCGCGGTCGAGGAGGCGGATGTGGACGATGACGTCGGAGGGGTCGCTGCCGGGGGCATGCTGGAAGCGGACACCGAGCCAGCCGTGGCATTCGTCGCGGTGCCGGTAGCTTTGGGCGGCGACGGTGTCGGCGAAGACGAAGAAGCGGGTGGAATCGCCGCGTTTGTGGCGGAGCCGTTCCACGAGGAGGGCGTACTCGTGGTCGAGCATCTGCTGGAGGCGGGAGCGGGAGACGTAGCGGTCGGTGGGGCCGTAGATGGCATCGCTGACCGTCATGTCGTAGGCGGAGATGCTTTTGGCGATGGTGCCGGAGGCGCCGCCGACGCGGAAGAACCAGCGGGCGACCTCCTGGCCGGCGCCGATTTCCGCGAAGGCGCCGTACTTGGTGGGGTCGAGATTGATCTGGAGGGCCTTCTGGTGGGCGCCGAGGGCCTCACCGGAGCCGGGTTCGGACAGGCAGACGATCGAGTCGAGCAGCTTCTCCACGGCGCGGATTATCCGGCCGGGATGCGGGGGTGGGAAAGGTGAAACGGGGGGGGGATCGGGCGGAAGAGGCGGATCAGAAATCGAATTGATCGATGTTATCGCGGTGGAAGATGAAGGGGGTGCCGAGGAGGATCTGGTCGCCGGCGACGGTGAATTCTCCGAGGTTGCCGGCCTGGAAGGAGGAGGCGCCGGGCTGGAGGGTGCCGCGGGCGAGGGCGACGGCGGCATGGACGGTGAGGTAGCCGAGGTCCTGGGTTTTCCAGAG of Verrucomicrobiia bacterium contains these proteins:
- a CDS encoding alpha/beta hydrolase, translated to MSTFTTRDGTEIYYKDWGSGQPVVFSHGWPLSSDSWDSQMYFLASSGYRCIAHDRRGHGRSGQPWEGNDMDTYADDLAELVERLGLQEAVHVGFSTGGGEVARYIGRHGTKRVAKAVLVSAVTPIMVRTESNPDGVPMEVFDGLRSAHLKDRSQFFKDVPSGPFFGFNRDGAKVSQGMIDSWWMQGMMGGFKNTYDCIKAFSETDLTGDLRKFDVPTLIIHGTDDQIVPIETTGRAAAKLISNARFIEYSGAPHGITDTHKDQLNRDLLEFLRA
- a CDS encoding TonB-dependent receptor; this translates as MSEPGSGEALGAHQKALQINLDPTKYGAFAEIGAGQEVARWFFRVGGASGTIAKSISAYDMTVSDAIYGPTDRYVSRSRLQQMLDHEYALLVERLRHKRGDSTRFFVFADTVAAQSYRHRDECHGWLGVRFQHAPGSDPSDVIVHIRLLDRENLPQQEALGSIGVNLIYAALNLHHDLESFLRSLADDLGHQRVEVDMAKFAGPAFPGFDNRLVSLKLVQLGLTHAAMFTAAGDVVQASEVLYKKNILVERGSFRPPTLATLDMLRCAQAQFVQEPGVDGTDLLVLMEMTLHNLIDDGTIHPRDFLDRVDLLGTLGKTVLISNYGEFHRLASYLFRYTKRRIGIVMGLPSLREIFDEKYYQDLEGGILESFGRLFKNELKLYVYPFQDPATRSVITAGNLRVEPHLRHLYAYLLENHFIQSLREFRPECLPVFSRDVLARLRANHPGWEDLLPPQVAELIKERRLLGYAP